DNA from Yamadazyma tenuis chromosome 5, complete sequence:
ATTTGCTTCGAAATTTTCTTGTCATTGCAAAATGTTCCCGGACTTTTTATTCTTTGAGTGGGGAACAATACAATTTGGTAAATCCTGGATTACATAAAGGAAAATGTGGTTATATCGCGGAGATTTGAGAGTGCTGCAGAAAATAAAAAATGCCTAGAAATATTCATAATGCTGTTTTCTTGGAATTACAACCCACTCAAGAGGATATTTCCGTGCCCATCAGGGCCATTTCATTCCCCACATTAATGCTTCCGCTCCGATGGTCCTAAATGTGGTATCAGACCTCCGGGTTGGAAGTATATAAAGGCTGCAACCGCCAGAACTTTTGGGAGACTCTAGAAATTGCCATGTCTGAAATCACTCCAACGACCAAGTCCGACGCCAAGGCCGTTCAAACGACAGAAATTTacgttgaagaagctccGAGATTTAAATGGAGAGTAGTTGATACCCATTCTCCTAAAGAGATCTATAACTGGAGATTATACCTTTGTATTGCCGTATTTGGTTTATGCGGTAGTATGAGAGGGTTGGATGAAGGTAATACTGCTTCCACCACATTACCTTCATTCCAAGCCAAATTCGGTTTGGATGACCCCTCTTTATCAGAACATGCCTATGCTGCGTTGGTATCAAATATCAAATCCATGGTGCAGTTGGGCTCGATTTTGGGTTCGATGATTTCCAGTTACTCGGTCGACAAATTGGGCCGGGTCAAATCTCTTCAGCTTGTGTGTTTTTTCATGATAATTGCTACCATTATTCAGATGACGTCCAAGAACGTTGGTCAGTTATACGCCGGGAGATTCTTGGAAGGTGCTCTTGCGGTGGGGTTGACGGTGGCTATTGGTCCTTCTTATATGTCTGAAGTGACTCCCAAAGCCATCAGAGGAATGGCTGGGTGTATGTTTGCTGGAGCCGTTTACCTTGGAATCATGCTCAGTTACTTTGCTATCTACGGCTGTGTATTGAATCTTCCAGACGACAGTAACCTTCAGTGGATCACTCCATTGTGTGTGAAGATCATTATTCCTGGTCTCATTTTGATTGGGTCCTTCTTCGCGATTGAGTCACCTAGATGGTTGATCAAAGTGGGAAGAAATGAAGAGGGCTTAAAGGCTTTGGCTCGTTTAAGAAACTTGTCTGAAAGCCACCCATTTGTCATTGGTGAAATCACAGATATTACCGAGTCCGTGCAacaggagttggaagcGAAACGTAATAATAACTTTTTTGGGTTGTTTGCACAATTGGTGAGAGTCAAATCGTTAAGGTACCGGTTTTTCGGTTTGGGATGTATGGTACAGCTTTTAGGACAATGGTCTGGTGCCAACTCCATCACTATCTATGCTTCAGAATTATTTGAATTCAGTGGTATCAAGGGTAATGATcagttgaagatgacggCAATTTTGGGGGTGGTCAAGTTCTGTTCCGCTTATATTGGAGCATTTTTTATCATTGACTTCTtaggaagaagaaaagccATGTACATGGGTATTACCATTCAGTTACTTGCTGTGTTATACTTTGCATTGTTTTTGCTTATTGTACCTGATGCTGCCCATGAAGATACGGTATTAACTACTGCTCAGTATCGGGCTTCACAGGGGGCCATGGCTGCTTTGTACATGGGAGGAGTTGGCTGGACCATAGGATTCAATTCTTTACAGTACTTGATTGGATCCGAGATCTTCCCCTTGAGTACTAGAACCTTTGCTCAGTCTTTAATCATGGTATTACATTTTGCCAATCAATATGGTAACTCAAAAGCAGTTGCGAAAATGTTGTTGactttgcagccatatGGAacttttttcttttttgtGGCCATTAACGCCATCTCTTTGATATGGGCATGGTTCTTCATTCCTGAGATTAGTGGAAGGTCCTTGGAAAGTATGGAAGAATTGTTCAGCTTACCTTGGTACGTgattggaagaagaggtgCCAAGTTGTGCCCTGACCACTCTGAGATTAATAAGATGGACTACTCTCGAGGAACCTTGAGGTACCTTGATGACGAAAAGCCCAGTGAGGAGTTCATCGAAAACGATGACCACCGTGAATCCGAAGAAAAAGATAGGGATGAGGATTAGTTTATAAGTTTAAGATTATGTTATTTCTATTATTTGCAACTGTTAGGTATAGATTAATTACTGTCGAATTCCAATTCGTTATCAAGAATCTTTTCAGATTCCTTTTCAGATTCCTTGTCACCAGTGTTGTCCTTATTGGTAATCACGGGAGGAACGTCTTCGGGGTTAGAAGAGTTGTAGAGGTAGATACCATTGTCCAACGCGTGTTTGCGTTCTTCCCGCTTGTAGAACCAAAGCACCACAAAcgtccacaaacacaaggCACCCCCAGAACAGGCAGTGAAAGTGAAACCCTTGAAATAACGAGGAGCCTCGACCGTTTTCCACACAATCACCGCCATGAAAgcggtggtggtttggGCAAACGCATTCATAAGAACCAAGATAGTCGACCGCTTTTGTTGATCACGACGGCAAATATCGTTTTGCCACGAGTACAACACCGGAGCCATAGCCCAACCAAAGTACTGTAAACACCAAGCAAACCATTTGGCTTTTTCTGGCACGTCCCATGCGGCCAAAATGGCATTTCCAGTGATATTAAATACCTGCGAAAAGAGAATGGCTCCCCATCTCAGGTGAAAGAAATCGGCAAACGAACACACGATGGTCAACCACACGATTCCCAATCCTGGAGTCAAGGCTGTACGATCCTGTAAAGCACCGCCAGTAAAACGAGCGGCGGGGGTTCCGTCAGCATTCTTTTCAGTAGAAGATAACAAAgacttcaaccacaaaacaTAAGCACCCGAAGAACCATTAGAGTTGTTCCAGCAGAAAATGTTCCACCACGACAACACATATATTTCCCAAGAGGTGAAGATGGACTTCCACAATTTGAAGTCCAAAACCTTTTTGAACGAATAGTCATCTTCTTTGCTGCCAATGTTGTTACGTTCCAAACGACGACGAGCAAGTCTGATTTCGTCATCTGTCAACCAGATGGAGTAGCAACTCTTTGGGGTACCGGGAATACTGTAAATACCAATGAAACCAACTCCCAACGAAATGAGCCCATCGATGATGAAAATCCATTGCCACGAGTGTAAGCCGTTAGTTCCATCAAGAGAACGTACAATGGCACCAGACAACAAACCCGAAGTTAAGACCCCGAGATACTGTCCAAAGTAGAACACCATGGCTCTTCTGctgatttcatcaacagtGAACCATGAACCCAATAAAAAGTGGTAAGAATAGTAAGCCTGAGACTCAAAAGCACCAATCAAAAACCGCAAAGCCTTTAAGGTAGGCACGTTTGTGGTTCTGTATAAGCAGATAGTCACAATCGACCACAATCCATCGAAAGCAGGTAACAAGTAGTTTAAGGGAGCAGCATTCAACAAGTAGATAAATGGGATTTGAAACACAATGTTACCAACGTTGAACATGACTTGAGTGTTGACCAAATCGTTTCCCTTCATGCCTATATCGAGGGGCATGGACGTGACATAGGcgttgttcaagttggtctGATCCAAATATTTAACCCAGTAGGCCATTAACGAGTACAAGGTCAAGATTACATCCAACTTGAGAATCAACTTCCTTTCGGCTGGGGTGTCATCTTCGTGGAACCATTTGTACCACTTGTGACGAGATCTGGTTTGTTTATTGGACCGGTATTCATACTCGTCAAAGTACTTGTACCATTTTCTGCCCTTCTCATCTCTGTATTCAATGGTCGGTTCCGGCACGGTTTCAACCGTGGTTGCAATATCGACTTTATCATGGGGAAGATCTTCCACCACCCGAAGCTGGGGAAGAAACCCATATTTCAATCTAGACAATGGTCCGGTGATAAAACTCATGTTAAGAAATTGTTTAACAATCTGTTCTTGGATAATTGCATGGCTTTATATATTAGCAGCTGTGAAGCAATGCTGCAAGATTTAAAAATGCGATGCGATACGTTTTTTCACGTGATAGACTTTATTGCATTTACGCATAAATGCAAGATACAAGTACGGTgagttctgacccatacaccccTACCGTCAACGCCGTACT
Protein-coding regions in this window:
- the SEO1 gene encoding MFS transporter (Seo1) (EggNog:ENOG503NU3C; COG:G) — its product is MSFITGPLSRLKYGFLPQLRVVEDLPHDKVDIATTVETVPEPTIEYRDEKGRKWYKYFDEYEYRSNKQTRSRHKWYKWFHEDDTPAERKLILKLDVILTLYSLMAYWVKYLDQTNLNNAYVTSMPLDIGMKGNDLVNTQVMFNVGNIVFQIPFIYLLNAAPLNYLLPAFDGLWSIVTICLYRTTNVPTLKALRFLIGAFESQAYYSYHFLLGSWFTVDEISRRAMVFYFGQYLGVLTSGLLSGAIVRSLDGTNGLHSWQWIFIIDGLISLGVGFIGIYSIPGTPKSCYSIWLTDDEIRLARRRLERNNIGSKEDDYSFKKVLDFKLWKSIFTSWEIYVLSWWNIFCWNNSNGSSGAYVLWLKSLLSSTEKNADGTPAARFTGGALQDRTALTPGLGIVWLTIVCSFADFFHSRWGAILFSQVFNITGNAILAAWDVPEKAKWFAWCLQYFGWAMAPVLYSWQNDICRRDQQKRSTILVLMNAFAQTTTAFMAVIVWKTVEAPRYFKGFTFTACSGGALCLWTFVVLWFYKREERKHALDNGIYLYNSSNPEDVPPVITNKDNTGDKESEKESEKILDNELEFDSN
- a CDS encoding uncharacterized protein (EggNog:ENOG503NX4D; COG:P), whose product is MEAPLFYDKVLGQQWVAVKDDNGYSIKKTKISIPSSVSEPPQLENLTIIDSVKSGTGRDGKASIYHHIIKPTLDHLKVPHNYVVTTSGDTIGAFSRQLTQGTHKIVLISGDTSVNELINSLSSDQHGQIRLVVIPLGTGNSLSLALGISNELEAVKRLVTSNEFKPLNLYTIKFPEDPSYVLHEGTQVRPAPSEMKFLVVFSWGFHASLVADSDTAEMRKFGLERFKMAAMSNLEAPQHYEGTTKISSDKDTREVAGPYAYWVLTPSRRFEPTFEISPSGNIFNDEMYLVSFGPRDTDQTPYIMEIMTQAYNGGAHIHNGSVSYEQVDSTHQVRLKYHQDQENRRRFCVDGATSGLEVYKGCNRQNFWETLEIAMSEITPTTKSDAKAVQTTEIYVEEAPRFKWRVVDTHSPKEIYNWRLYLCIAVFGLCGSMRGLDEGNTASTTLPSFQAKFGLDDPSLSEHAYAALVSNIKSMVQLGSILGSMISSYSVDKLGRVKSLQLVCFFMIIATIIQMTSKNVGQLYAGRFLEGALAVGLTVAIGPSYMSEVTPKAIRGMAGCMFAGAVYLGIMLSYFAIYGCVLNLPDDSNLQWITPLCVKIIIPGLILIGSFFAIESPRWLIKVGRNEEGLKALARLRNLSESHPFVIGEITDITESVQQELEAKRNNNFFGLFAQLVRVKSLRYRFFGLGCMVQLLGQWSGANSITIYASELFEFSGIKGNDQLKMTAILGVVKFCSAYIGAFFIIDFLGRRKAMYMGITIQLLAVLYFALFLLIVPDAAHEDTVLTTAQYRASQGAMAALYMGGVGWTIGFNSLQYLIGSEIFPLSTRTFAQSLIMVLHFANQYGNSKAVAKMLLTLQPYGTFFFFVAINAISLIWAWFFIPEISGRSLESMEELFSLPWYVIGRRGAKLCPDHSEINKMDYSRGTLRYLDDEKPSEEFIENDDHRESEEKDRDED